CAGAGGCCCTCAGGGCAGGCCGGTCAGCACCCGCGGGAACATGTGGGGCAGCGCTGCCAGAAGCGCCCGGTGACCCCGAACCCGCTCAGCCAGAGGAATCTGTCGGGCCCCGGTCTCGACCACGATCACGCTGCTGGCTGCTGGCCCGGGAACGATCGCCCCTCCAAAAAGAATACGCCTGGCGGCGAGGAGCTCGTCGATCGAGCCATCGGCAGCCCCATCGACCACACCGCTGCGTATCGGCTCACCGAAACGGGTAACGCCTTCCAGGCAGAGGGAGACACCACCCGCGACCAGCGCCTCAACCGCCAGCCCGGCAATCGGATCGCCGGCCCCCAACGGTCCCTGGGCGTAGATGTAGCCCTCATCGAGACCGTCATCCTCGTGCAGGTCGATGACCAGCGCCGGAGGCCACGCCCGCGCCTTCGAGAGCACCCAGCGCGTGAGGGCATCGGCCTGAGGCGAGACGGGCGCGGGTGCCCGAGCGCCACCATCTCGAGACAGGAGCAGATGCTCGCTGTCACCCACGCTGCAGCCGGGCGGGTCGTCAGAGACCCGCGGGGCGTTCGGATAGCGCCAGCCGCGCACATACCCCAGGGGGTTGCACAGTGGAAGCACCACCAGGGGAACCGTACGCGCCAGCTCTCCAAGCGCATCGACGTGCTGGGCCAGCGCATTCGGCCCCGCGGGCTCTTCGCCGTGCACCCCCGTGATCAGCCACAGCGCACGGCCGCGCAGCGCGCTCGTGAAGCCTTCGCACGGCAGCGAGCGCGACGGCCCGTCGTCTGTGGCGACGGGCTCGACGAAAACCACCTCGGCGTCGAAGCCATGCGCCTCGGCAAGACGCTTGTGCGCCGTCTGAAGCGCCTCGAACGGCGCTCTGCCATCGACAGGCGGGGGCATCGCCATCACTGACGATGACCCGCTAGGGCGAGTAGACGTAGTCGGTCTGGCCGGCGCTGCTGAACGTGACGTAGTGCTGGTTCGTGAACGTCGAACCGCTGCTGTTCTTCCACGTGACGCGAACCGTGTAGCCACGACCCACAACGGCGCCGGTGCAGGCGAGGTCCTGCGAGGAGTAGCCCAGGTCGTAGTACCAGCTGTTCGACCAGCGGTTGGCGTAGTTGTTGTACTCCTGCACCTCGATCTTCGAGACGTAGTAGCGCACGCCCCCGTAGTAGTAGGTGTAGGCGCGAACATAGAGCGTGCCCGTGGTGGGCCCGGGCGACGTGGAGGTGAGCTGGACGTACACCGAACGGGTCTGGTTGGCGTACACCGTGATGGTGCCGCGCGCCGTGGTGTAGCCGCTGAGCGAGACGGTGACCGAGCGCGTGCCGGCGGGCACGTTGTAGAGCGCGAAAGACCCGTCAGACAGCGAGGTGGTCGACTGCCCGGAGTCGAGGCTCACGCGCGCGTTGCGAAGGTTCGCGCCCGTGGACGATCTGACCACGCCCACCACGGTTCCCGTGGGGCCGGCAGCGGCCGTGCGCTTCCGCGATGCGCTGGCAGCGGTGGCAACCAGGTTCAGATCGCAGGCCTGCACCGCGAACACCCAGCGCGCGCCGTTCGCGGCCACGCGGGCCGTCTTCAGCGTCTCGACAAAGGGAGCGCCCTTGTCGAGTCCGAACGCCGAGGCGCGAAGCAGGGGGTCAGCGCCGTCAGCAGCCGCTTCGACAGCGCGCGACGCATCGCCCTCAGACACCGTGGCCCACGACCAGGAGATCGCGAGATCGAAGGGATTGCCCACCAGGTTCCAGCCCTGCTGCAGCGGTACCGCCACCTCGTCGGCGGTCTGCCGCTCTCCATAGACGGTCACGCGCCCGGGGGCCTCGAGGTAGACGAGATAGCCCAGCCGCC
Above is a window of Pseudomonadota bacterium DNA encoding:
- a CDS encoding carboxypeptidase regulatory-like domain-containing protein — encoded protein: MKSRFLLSHLVALIALVTLLSGCGGGTSTQSGVPTSSGSSSAAASSAVAETSAPPALPTMAARSSTVARGAAAAASSTATATLDLPAGWSLVSFPFSRIEAISGLTHQLYTWRDGAWAALDAAAEPSAVDGRLGYLVYLEAPGRVTVYGERQTADEVAVPLQQGWNLVGNPFDLAISWSWATVSEGDASRAVEAAADGADPLLRASAFGLDKGAPFVETLKTARVAANGARWVFAVQACDLNLVATAASASRKRTAAAGPTGTVVGVVRSSTGANLRNARVSLDSGQSTTSLSDGSFALYNVPAGTRSVTVSLSGYTTARGTITVYANQTRSVYVQLTSTSPGPTTGTLYVRAYTYYYGGVRYYVSKIEVQEYNNYANRWSNSWYYDLGYSSQDLACTGAVVGRGYTVRVTWKNSSGSTFTNQHYVTFSSAGQTDYVYSP